GCAGGATTTCGTGCAGAAAAACATGAAGGAGTACGAGGATGCCTTTGCGCCCGTAGTGCGGCAGCTGCATGCTACCCCCAATGATCAGCAGCTTGTTCAGAGTGCCACCACCTCTATAGAGAGCTGGTACGCCCGGGGCGTAAACTCACCCATGCTGGGTGCTTCCGGCGCCTTGTTCGGGATACTTTTTGCGTTTGCTTACCTGTTCCCCAACACGGAACTGATGCTGCTTTTCTTTCCTTTCCCCATCAAAGCCAAGTACTTTGTGTTTTTGTATGGCCTGTATGAGCTATATAGCGGCGTATACCGTACGCCCGGCGACAACGTAGCCCACTTTGCCCATCTGGGCGGTTTGCTCATTGGCTTTATTCTGCTTATGATCTGGCAGCGCGGCCGCAACCGAATGTATTGATCCTGATTTCCACCCGCTCATGAGTATTATTCACGATATCCGAACAGCCTTTAGCCGCCGCGACAATGCGCTGAATCAGCTTTTGCTGATTAATGTGCTGGTGTTTGCGGTGCTGGTCGTGTTGGGTGCCATCCTGCACCTGAGCGGGGGCGATGCCCTCTATGCCCGCCTGGTACGGTTGGTGGAAATCCCTTCGGATCTGCCTTCCCTGGCCTGGCGCCCCTGGACCATCATTACCTACGCTTTTGCCCACGTAGGCTTTCTGCACATTCTCTTCAACATGCTCAACCTGTACTGGTTTGGCACCCTGGTGCGCGAGTACCTCGGCGACCGTAAGCTGGTGAGTATTTATATTCTGGGGGCGCTGGTGGGCGCGGCCTTTTTTCTGCTGAGCTTTAACTTGGTGCCGGTACTGCGCCCGCAGCTGGGCCTTCCGATGCTGGGAGCTTCCGGGGCCGTTACGGCCATTATTGTGGCGGCCGCCACTTTGCTGCCCGACTACACCTTCAATCTGATTCTGCTGGGCCCCGTCCGCATTAAGTACATTGCGGCGGTGGTAGTGCTGATTTCCCTGGCCGGCATCAACAGCAATAACCCTGGCGGCGAAATTGCCCACATTGGCGGCGCCATTCTCGGCTACCTGTACATCAAACAGCTGCAGCGCGGCCGCGACCTGGGCCGCCCCGTGCAGGCCACCGGCGACTGGCTGGGCAGCCTGCTCAGCGGCCGGCCCCGCCTGCGTGTCACGCACCGCAACCGCTCCGAGGAAGCCGCTAGCGCCGCCCCCGCCAAAAAAGCCGGGCCCCGCAAACCCGAGCAGGAGGAAATAGACCTGATTCTGGACAAGATTTCCCGCTCCGGCTACGAAAGCCTGTCCAAGGATGAAAAGCAGAAGCTGTTCCGAGCCAGCCAGAAGTAAGAAGGTAGCGCGGGTAAGTGATACGAATAAGGCGGCAGGCGAAAGTTATCGGCTGCTTTTCCAAGCAGCATCGTCCGGTTGTTTGCAGCCTCACGCTTTAGCAAGTCTTCCTCCACCTAAATCCGCTTGTCCTCCCAGCCCCTACGGGTGTCATCCTGAGCTTGCGAAGGACCTTATCACACCTGCACGACTTGCATAACAACGACTCGTTCTTTGGTGATAAGGTCCTTCGCAAGCTCAGGATGACACTCGTAGGAGTTAAGAGAAGAACGAAGGTGATTGACAGAGAACCTGGATGAGTTTAGAGACAATAATGCCGCTAAGCGCTTAACATCCTTGAACATGAAAGAAGCCCGACCAGAGAATCTGGTCGGGCTTCTTTGTTAAGCTTAAAAAAAGGCAAACAGAGCTTAAGCCGTGGCTTTGCTCATGTTGTCCAGGGCATCCATTACCTCTTTCACGTGGCCGCGTGAGGTTTCCAGCATGGCCTTCTCTTCGTCGTTGAGCTGCAGCTCAATTACTTTCTCGATGCCATTTTTGCCCAGGATAACCGGAGCACCGAGGTACACACCGTTGATGCCGTATTCGCCCTGCAGCTCGATGCACACGGGGAATACGCGGCGCTGGTCGCGCACAATGGCTTCTACCATTTGGGCAGCAGCAGCACCGGGCGCATACCAGGCCGAGGTACCCATCAGCTTCACCAGCTCACCGCCACCTACGGCCGTGCGCTGTACAATGGCGTCCAGCTCTTCCTTGCTGATAAGCTCAGTTACCGGAATGCCGCCCACCGTGGTGTAGCGGGGCAGGGGCACCATGGTGTCGCCGTGGCCACCCATGAGTACGGCCTGAATGTCTTTGGGGCTAACGTTGAGGGCTTCGGCCAGGAAGGCGCGGTAGCGCGCCGTGTCCAGAATGCCGGCCATACCAAATACCTTCTCGCGGGGCAGGCCGGAGGTAATGTGGGCCTGGTAGGTCATCA
The Hymenobacter sp. DG25B genome window above contains:
- a CDS encoding rhomboid family intramembrane serine protease, yielding MSIIHDIRTAFSRRDNALNQLLLINVLVFAVLVVLGAILHLSGGDALYARLVRLVEIPSDLPSLAWRPWTIITYAFAHVGFLHILFNMLNLYWFGTLVREYLGDRKLVSIYILGALVGAAFFLLSFNLVPVLRPQLGLPMLGASGAVTAIIVAAATLLPDYTFNLILLGPVRIKYIAAVVVLISLAGINSNNPGGEIAHIGGAILGYLYIKQLQRGRDLGRPVQATGDWLGSLLSGRPRLRVTHRNRSEEAASAAPAKKAGPRKPEQEEIDLILDKISRSGYESLSKDEKQKLFRASQK
- the mdh gene encoding malate dehydrogenase; this encodes MKVTVVGAGNVGATCADVLATREIANEIVLVDIKEGFAEGKALDIWQKAPIIGYDSRTVGVTNDYARTANSDVVVITSGLPRKPGMSRDDLISTNAGIVKSVTEQVVKYSPNAIIIIVSNPLDVMTYQAHITSGLPREKVFGMAGILDTARYRAFLAEALNVSPKDIQAVLMGGHGDTMVPLPRYTTVGGIPVTELISKEELDAIVQRTAVGGGELVKLMGTSAWYAPGAAAAQMVEAIVRDQRRVFPVCIELQGEYGINGVYLGAPVILGKNGIEKVIELQLNDEEKAMLETSRGHVKEVMDALDNMSKATA
- a CDS encoding rhomboid family intramembrane serine protease; amino-acid sequence: MFNLTPTVRTLLFINLGVFILQTQLGSKLNFLALFPVESVLFKPWQFVTYMFMHGGLGHIFSNMFGLISFGPLLEQRWGGNRFLTFWLVCGIGAGVLYSGVRYYELNDMRQGIELFKAEPTDVHLQDFVQKNMKEYEDAFAPVVRQLHATPNDQQLVQSATTSIESWYARGVNSPMLGASGALFGILFAFAYLFPNTELMLLFFPFPIKAKYFVFLYGLYELYSGVYRTPGDNVAHFAHLGGLLIGFILLMIWQRGRNRMY